A stretch of DNA from Anopheles ziemanni chromosome 3, idAnoZiCoDA_A2_x.2, whole genome shotgun sequence:
GCTCCAGTTTTAGTTTCATGTGCATTGAGAGGAAAAGCTTTAAGTATAAAACATCTGACAAAAGAACTGCTTACGGACAGAGGATCGTAGCGATACCCTTTTCTCTGTAATTTTAGATTGTCTCAATTGAATTAAGacaaattcatagaaaacccgctgataaaacaaaacgatgttTTAATACTAACGAAATcagatttgtttttacttgcTGTGGTAGTGCAGTGGCGGTAATTTGATCTCAGACGAATCAAACGAAATTGATTCGAAGCGGAACAGTCTTAAGTTTCAACGGAAAAACGTAGACCATTGCTCAAATCGGCCATAAGATTCCACCGATACGTAGAAGTCGATtgagtggaaagaaaatgtttttgatgtTGGCGATTTCGCAAACATTGGCCACGGCAGAAAATGTAGGTTTTGAACCAAGCAACCAAAGGCTCGTGGAAATTCCTCGAATGCCTGCTCTGTGGAAGATGCTTTCCAAGTAGAAGATGTGGCTCTATAGTATCTCGCAGTTTGATGCTCGTGGTTCCGATTCTTGAAAGCATAAATTTCCCCTTGTTTGCGAAAAAACTCTGAAGAAGAGTTGAGCATTTGgcatacataaataaataccatGCAGGATAATGTGAATGTATGCATACAATCATagaatggaatgaaaaggTACGATGGAGACGTGTTCCAGTAAATAACGAGGAGTAAAGAATTTCAAACATGTTAAACCTACGCAAACACGGTGAACATCAATTCCTGATTTATGTACTCGTAAAAACTCCTTAAAAAAAGTTGAGTCAAAACTCGAAAGAAAGCTCTACTTCAATGAAGTTTACCTTTATGTTGTATGTGGGATATGTTTGCCAGTAGGGATATCCTAATGCGATTCGCTGGATTTTTTCCACTGTCATAGGATTCTAAAATAAACCGCTTACATAAacgaaaatgatgaaatggAAGGTGGAGTATCCCAAGGCATAGCAACAATTAAAGGACCACCATGTTATTCCTCTTATAAAATGCACGCTTAGCAGAAGCAGCTAAACCCCTCAGTAAGAAATTGTTTGGGGCGAGTTTGTTAGGTCCGTGACATTTGCTCCGTCAGTATGAGCTCTTCGTCTACCGCGTTCTGCCTCTTGCTTATGTAAACTGGCCCTGCTGGCCAGCTCCCGGGAAGTTTTGTTAGGTCAGAAGCACCTGACGGGAACGTAAATATGATTAAAAAAGCATGAAACACGGCGGCCATAGCTGCCCATTATTATCGTTGAGCTTTCCCGGACGATGGACGTCGCTGGTTGGAGTACCATGTAGGTAGCACCACACCGAAGGGACGCCCTCGGGCGAACGGTGTTccttttataattattatcCTTTGGCGTAGACTCATGCAAATACAATCGCTTCCAAAGTTCTCGTTAAGGGtgcgttttttgttgttgttcgtcgGCGGGATCATTGGGATCGACCTGGGATCTGGTCGTTGTAATCCGAGCGCATTACTCTCACATAAATTGTACGTTACGAAACAGGTAATTAAAAAGTTCGTCGCCGGTGATTGTTCTGGTATTTTTCCAACATGCTTCCTACCGCTCGTCGGATTAGCTTCCAGCTCTCGGCTCTTGAGAAGTCGTTAAATTGAGAGGCCTGCCAGTACCGGTAGGTGGAATTGATTCGCTCGTAACCGGCTCGACGGAAACGAATGTGGCTTGTCATTATAAATCAGGGCCTGATGGATAACAGTTTATAGCTTCGCATCACGCTAGCAAGGATAAGATTGATCGGCACAACTTTTAATCCAAAAATCTGTAAAGCGTTCCTATACGCTTGTGGAACGTATACTCGATGTACAAACGAGATCTCAGGAGAAACGGAAGCGAAGAGAATTTTGTGTAAAATTAACAATCCCTAATGTTAGctgctttttcatttatattgtGTTTATATTCACGCATGGGACCTCCTCAACCACAGAAAACGTGTACAGCTGTTATGGAGTTGGAGAACTCCCAGAAACGGAAATGCAGGATTCAAGGGGATTTCCATTCATTTATTCCTTTTTAAGCCCggtaacttaaaacttacagTACAGGTAATACATCCTATCCATCAGCACGATTATCCTCATCATGCCACGGCGATGTTAAACGATTTACTTTGAATTTTATACAACCCGGCTACGACAGACGAACCAACTGGGTGGTTGGCAGGCcgtttgaaatatgtttcgaAACGTGTAGTTAATTAGTGAAACGACCTGAAAAATGGTCCTCATTTGTTGGTTCGCAAAAACCCTTTTCCAGGGTTGACCTTTGCTTTCGAACCTCAGGTGCTCGAAggagttatttatttatcacaTATTCATTACCCTAAAACCAGCAAATGGTGGCAGCCAAGCACGGATTTTAAAGGATAGGTTTGCATTTAGAGCTTTCTTAATTTGGAACATGTTATACTTTTAAATTCTATACATAGTGTAGGAAATAGCTATTGAACTTGGTTTCAAAGAAAATACGTATTACggttatttaaaatgtttgtttgtataaATCACGCTTGacgttatattttttttttatggtttaaaaaattcgtttcgtttactAATATAGcgctttcttttgttttattttcagaaGAATGCAGGTGTAGGTTTAATGGCACCAAACACTTCGTCTTAACATTCGATGGCGATTATTGCCCGACTTCCAGATGGCCTAAGAGATCGCGTAGCTCAACAAGTGCCCCTTTCCGAACGAACATCGGCCTAAGAGGAACAAAACTCCAGTTAACGTAAACGCGGTGCACTCCGTCGAAAGACGTCGGCGCGTAAACAAATCGAGAGCTGTGCTGGTGGGCCACCTGCCGACCGGCGTGGCGCCTACTATCGTTGTCGACCGTCCAAAGCGGCACGGGGGAAAAATCGACCCGCTTCCCGAACACATCGGAACCCGGCGGAAAACCCAACAACGCGAAAAGGTGGCGCCGAAATCGTACCCGGCCGGCGCACGCGACATGGAGGGCGAAGTGAGCGTGCTGCTGGTCATCACGGTGATCATCGGCACGATCCTGATGACGTCGCTGCTGGCCTGCTACATCTGCGTGTTCCGGCAGCTGTGCTGCTCGCGGGACGTCGACCTGGACCGCGGGTACAGCACGCGCGGCTCCAAGCGAACCCTGCGCGACAGCACCAACCTGGCGGAGATCACGAACATCACCAGCCAGCAGACGGAGATCGAGAAGGTCTAGCTAAGGGCGGGCGAAGAGGCCATCACTTCGCTCTAGGACCTCCAACGAAAATGGCCGGATGCAATGTCCCGCCGCTCTTCCCACGTCTTCAAACCCAGCCGGACTTTCGTTTGTAAATAGCCATGTTTCCCGCGCGGGGTTTCCCGTGTCTTCCGCCATCCCGGCTATGCGGTTCCAATGGAATGGGCCAAGGAATGCCGGTGTCCTCGTGCCAATCAAAGGAACTTCAAAGCGCACCTAAGGCGTCCACCTCGCAACATCAACCATATCATCGGAATCGAAGCAGTTCTgtatatgtttgaaaaaagaaagcgcaCCCTTCGCTCTCCACCCCCACAAAAATCGAATGATTgatgtgtttgtgtctgtgtACGTGTGCTGAATGTATCGAGTTTATGTATCGAACGGGGCGTGAGTGTTTTTTGCGGTCAACGCAGCGCTGCGCAAATAAACATGTTAACGCTATTTATCCGTTTTCCAAAAGTGGCTCGCTTCTTTTCAGTGACTACAAGTAGACATGTCTAACtccgaaaaatgaaatggtcGATAAGTGATGAAATGCCGTAATACAATGctatgaaatatgtttcttaTGGCTTTACCATTTTGTGTTTAAgtcatttttttgttacttttaaaatataatgaCTTCAATGTTCAAGTAAAACTCCACTGGGACAGAGAAGAGACGGTTACTAGTCGACAAAAACTtcgagggttttgttttgacgCTGGATTTTTTGTTGCTCGTGGAAATTTCCGGCAGGATTATCACCAACCGCAGAGTCGTACGCATGTCGTGTCGCATTTATTCCAGACGTTCGCACTCCGCCGTGTTACCAGCTGTACCGATTGAACAAGTAATCAAGTGCAAATATTGGCCTACTTTAGATGAAGCTTTGTGGTGGCACGACTCGCCGAAGGTGCCTTTTGGCGTTTTCGGGAAAGATAAGACAAACTACGCCAAAGGCAATGGACGCTCGCGGAAGCTGCGATAAAAGACCTTGAAGCAAAGTAAAAGTGCGACGTACATCGAACATACAAATACCATAAACTGGCGAGGGGACTAAGCAAATTCCCCGTTTTATGGTAAACGTCTAGGGTAGATTAACACAGGCTATTTACACGCGCCGAATTTTAGTTGTTCAACCTTTCAGTTCTTTTACCCACGCGAACATGAATTTTCGCTTCAAATAGAAAACCACTTTCCAGGTGCATTGAACCGGCTGAATGTGTGTTTGGATTCCGATTTTCAATCGGCTCTACACAAAAGACGATAGTACTCACGGATTTGTGTACACAACTTCCGACCGTTTCGTCGACATTAACTCGAAGTAACTGGTTCAATGCGGCCAGCATCCGAATCCCCCATAGCGTGGGTAATTCGCACGAGCACACTTCCAGCATCTGCTACTGACACGCGGTTTATGTTGTGCATAAGGCCTACTAAAACCCTGGAACCACCTGGTGAGCCGAGCGGATATTCTACTTATTCCCCAAAAACATCCGCCAAAACCGCAAGCTCCGAGCGGCGGGCTTGGCGTGGAGTTGTTCCACTGATAAAAGCATAATCTGGCGCTTGACAGCTGTTTTGGCGATGGCCTTGCCGGCGATGGCCAGTGAATCTATTAGTGAAATTATTTACGAGCTTCAGGCCGTGTTTCGCACAGGGAAACATGATCCAACACACGAACATTTCCTCTTGGAGTGAGCCGCATGGGACGTGGACAATGTCCATCGTTATCGTTTGTGGAAAATCAATATATTTAAGGAACGATGACAAAAAATCCAAGGGATAAATTTGGGTAATAAAAGCTTCCATCCTAAAGGGAGGATTAGAACACTTTAAACTAGTAAGGTAAGAGAATGCAAGATAGTGTGTTTACTTCTATTAACTTATTACTGTATTGCCATTTGATGCGATTTGCGTTTCATCTTGTTGGGCTTCTATCGGTATGTATTAAAATTAGCCGATTCTGTGTGCGACTATCATTTGTAGCCAAAGATGTGGTTTACACACAAAAATTCATTACCTTCAATCCATTCTAGTTGAGTGTTTTCATAACAAAACATCGTCTATGTTTGCAATTTGATATCCTGCCAGTATTCGGTCTTCTGCTGGAAGGTTGTTTTCTTGAATTCATCTGTCTTTTCCAACCTAATGGATTTTGACCAACAAACAAGGTACAAAACGGAACGACGTTACCAAGCGACCCGGTGGGGGTGTAACCTCACCGCGGGCGACACAAATCATTTCCACGTGTGGCGGGAAATGGATTTCATAAATTTGAGCGGAATCTTTCAAGAAGCTTCCGACGAACCAGATGAATCGCGAGTAGACTTTTCCTTCGTCgaagcagaaacaaaacactgCCGGTTGGGGCTGGAAAATCAACTTAATTTCATTAGcggatcatgtttttctgGCTTCAGCTGGCTGGTTTCGGCGTCCAGTCGAGTTGCGGTAGTCGGAAAAGTGACGTGCTCTAGTGTTTACACGAGGCATACTGCGAGTGGAAGGCAAATGTAAATTTTCAACCGTACGTATGGCAGCACGGTCAAAACCCATCGGAAAACTGTTTTCATTGAGTGGGCGGGTGGGGGAGGTTGTCATGGATGCAGCGCGTAACGCAGGCCAACTAGTCGGTTGGCGTGTGCACAGGTTTTCCAACGGCTGCTGCTTTCGCGCGAATACGATGAGCACGGCCAGTGTCATGCTACCGTCAACAATGTCTGTTGTTTTCCCACGCCCGTGCCAGGTCACTCGAGATGGAAAACGACACGGATCCAGACGTAAAATCGCCATCCCCTGCCCTCCGCCCTCTCGTTGGGCGAGCACGTTCCTTCGTTTCATCTCATCGAAAAAACTGTCAGTGTGTTTGAGGAAGGACGAGTTGATTTCATTACTCCGTGGCCCGGCAAGCAACAAGCCTCCATTTCGGCGAATCGAATTAACGGGAACACGTATCCACGGCCGCGACCACCAACGAAGGTACGACCAGGACGGTCGTGAGGTGTGCGGAAAATTATGATCTATTTTTAGTTGTCCGCCATGTCGTTCGTCCCGCCGACGTATTTAATCTTGTTTTTCGCCACGGGAACAGTGAGGGTATACATTCtgtttaggaaaaaaagggtacCATCGTCCAACTGGTGGGTCCATTTCGCGCTCCACTGCCGGCAATCAATCTGTTTACGCCGATTTAAATGGGGATCGTTTTCGATGGCCGGAAAAGCGTGTGGAAAATagaagggaaaaaacgaaGCACCCTTTAATGGAGCATTCGGTTCGAGCCAAAGTACGAAGCGTGGGGTAAAGCGTTCAATTACGCCGAACGAGGTGAAATGTGTCGATAAATTGATTTGCTTGTAAATTGCATTGGTCGCGTAAAGAGTGTGGGGACGTTCTGATTCATTGCAAAACTCGATTCAAAGCAAATTGATACATTGAACATTAAACCGAATGAAGTGAGGGAACCTTAAATTGCTTATCGGGTGACAAGTTGGGAAAGATTGAATTACCTTGACCTAATACTGTATTTCTCATCGTTCAACATATCACAATATTTTCAGATTACACCTGTCTATATCACATTTATGTTCGAAAGCAGAAATGAAATCGGTCAGTTAAAAAAACCCGAATTTCCTTTAATTATCCTGTAGGCTATAAAAGTAAGTAAAGTAGAAGAAGTATAAATCACTCCATTAGGTTATATGAGTTTACcgactaaataaaaaaaagttaaaattgatttgatgCAAAGACATGATGTTTTATCCTGTTTATTTAATGATGAGCCcaaaattttactaaaaatgcACCAAttagaaagaaaaattatcaaaatacATCAAACGTTTTTCCGTTTAAGTTTTCGTAATGCATTCCAATCCCATGGCGATGATTGAATGTTATAACATTTCATTCGCAGCACATCAATGCACCGTTTATGCGTTCTGGTAAAGTTACGGTTTGTTTGCAAGCAAAATCATCGCGTTTCCTTTTCAAGTGCTCCCATTCGTACAAGGAAGGAAAAGATAGAACGTCACGGAAATATCCAAGCTGTATTTTTTGTCTCTTTAACTTTCACATAGATTTCAGCATCATTTCAGCATCATTTCAGCATCTATTTGGGTCTTTATTAACATTTACTGCTAGTTTCATTAGGCCCTGTTTATGTCAAAAGTATGACTTTAAAATGAAGTTAAATGAACCAGCAtgtttctattctttttaGCTAATAACATTCCAGCACTAGTCCCATGAAGCAACAGATAGAATAAATACCTTTCCGGCTACAAGCATAaatctatttattttaacGACATCCTAACATCATTTAGCATTTTTCCCGCCTGATAACGTTCCGTGTTCGTATTCGGCCGAGGTACGGTTCCTTTCAGGGACAGGACTTGTTGGCATCATCATGCCAGTGTTTCCTGGGCCGGGCATGTGGTCGCAAATTAATTTAGACATTCTTGTTACCCGACGTTCGGTGATTCAATATACTGAGCAGGTCTTTTCTGACTTCGCACGATGGTACGCCGTTTGTTTGCCTCCAGAATAcggtactgtttttttttctactgtgtTTACTTTATACCtgattgctttcttttgcaacAGTACGGTAATTGGTGTAAACTTACTTTatgaatggtttaaaaaattcTCTTCAAGGAACGCCTCACGTTTTGGATATATCATAATTTCATAGACATCCAAAATAAGTAGCC
This window harbors:
- the LOC131289330 gene encoding uncharacterized protein LOC131289330, which encodes MEGEVSVLLVITVIIGTILMTSLLACYICVFRQLCCSRDVDLDRGYSTRGSKRTLRDSTNLAEITNITSQQTEIEKV